Proteins co-encoded in one Malus sylvestris chromosome 9, drMalSylv7.2, whole genome shotgun sequence genomic window:
- the LOC126633736 gene encoding nuclear transcription factor Y subunit B-3-like: protein MADSDNDSGGPNDRSQAQSGELSAREQDRFLPIANVSRIMKKALPANAKISKDAKETVQECVSEFISFVTGEASDKCQREKRKTINGDDLLWAMTTLGFEEYVEPLKIYLQKYREMEGEKSTMGGGGREKDSSSGGGGAASGGGGGGGISSGISGGGYNGGYGGMVMMGHHNHHQGHVRGSGGGYQQNHMAMGGGGGRKSGGSSGGGNGGASVVR, encoded by the coding sequence ATGGCCGATTCGGACAACGACTCCGGAGGTCCCAACGACAGAAGCCAAGCTCAGAGCGGAGAGCTGTCGGCGCGTGAGCAGGACCGCTTCCTTCCGATCGCGAACGTGAGCCGGATCATGAAGAAGGCGCTGCCGGCGAACGCGAAGATATCGAAGGACGCGAAGGAGACGGTGCAGGAGTGCGTGTCGGAGTTCATCAGCTTCGTCACCGGAGAGGCCTCCGACAAGTGCCAGAGGGAGAAGAGGAAGACGATCAACGGCGACGATTTGCTATGGGCGATGACGACGTTGGGGTTCGAGGAGTACGTGGAGCCGCTCAAGATTTATTTGCAAAAGTATCGGGAGATGGAGGGTGAGAAGAGCACTATGGGCGGCGGTGGCAGAGAGAAAGATAGTAGCAGCGGAGGCGGCGGTGCGGCCTCTGGTGGTGGCGGAGGCGGCGGTATCAGCTCTGGGATAAGTGGGGGTGGGTATAACGGGGGGTATGGTGGAATGGTGATGATGGGTCATCATAACCATCATCAGGGACACGTGAGGGGTTCTGGTGGAGGGTATCAGCAGAACCATATGGCTATGGGAGGTGGAGGGGGTAGGAAGAGTGGTGGTTCGAGTGGTGGTGGTAACGGTGGAGCTTCAGTCGTGAGGTGA